The stretch of DNA CCGAGGAACTCGGCGTACGCGAGACCGTCGAGCGGGAAGGTTGGGGCGCCGTGTCGTCCAGGGACTGCGGGCGGCTGGTGCAACTGGCCGTGGCCCACGCGGAGCGCATGATGGCGGCACGCGCCGTTCCTCCTCGCGGCCCGCGGGCGCAGTGACCCCGCCCGGCGCACGGGTCCGGTCCGCGGCCCGTGCGCCGTCAATCCGCAGCCTCGTCGATCTCGCGCTGCAACTCCTCCAAAAAGGCCTCGTCGTCCGTGAAACGCCTAGCCTGTCCAAGATAATACCGCACGGACGCCGCCCTGTCCTCGTACGGGATCCGGAAGCTCTGCAGCGCCGCGCGGAAGTCCTCCCGGCCGACACCGCTCGCACCGCTCGCGAAGGCGCGGCGTTTGGCCCTCGTGACCAGCTCCTCGAGCTCCGCTCCCGAGAAGTAGCGCGTGCGCGGCACGATCTCCTCCGCAAGGAACTGGCGGAACGCGTCGGGGTCGTCCAGGAGCGGCGGCCGCCGGTGCCGCGACCCCTCTTCCAGTCCGAGGTGTACCGAGAGCACGGCGAGCCGCGCCTCGGGACCGGGATAGAGGAAGGGAATCTTGTAGTCGAAGCGGCCTGTGCGGATGAACGCCTCGTCCAGGTGATCGGGGACGTTCGTGGTCCCGACCACGATGGCTTCCCGCTCCGGCTTGCCCAGCCATTCCAGGAACTGAGAGAAGACCCGCTGGCTCTCCTCACCCGCCGAGTCGCGCGCGCCGCCCGAACGGCGCCCGAAGCGGTCGATCTCGTCCACGAAGACGACCGCCGGCGACATCTTGTCGGCGAGCTGCAACGCCTGGCGCATGTTCTGGCCGGACTCGCCGAACCACTTGGAGTAGATGTTCTCCGTGCGCAGTTGGATGAAGGGCAGCCGGATCTCGTGCGCCAGGGCGCGCGCGAAGAGGCTCTTGCCGGTGCCCGGCGGGCCGAACAGCAGGAGGCCGCGCGGCAGCGGCACGCCGAACTGGCGCGCGCGGTGGGCCTCCGCCAGCACGCGCACGACGTCCCGCTTGACGAACGACTTCACGGCCGCGTATCCGCCGATGTCCTGGAAGGAGGCGTGCGGTTCGACGACATCGAGCACGCCGGAGCGCCGGACCAGGTCGCTCTTGAGGTCCTTGACGCGCGTCAAGTCGAAGCCTCGCGTCGCGTGGTACGACTCCAGCAACACGCTTTCGAGCTGGTGCAGGTTGAGCCCGGCGGTGGCGGCCGCCAGCTCGCCGAGCCGGTTGTCGTCGATGGAGACCTCGAGCTCGACCGCCGTCTTCGCGATCAGGTAGCGGCGCTCGGCGTCGCTTGAGGGGTCGACCTCGATCACGACGATGAGCTCGCGGGTGTAGGGGTCGAGAAGCGAGGCGGCGTCGGCCGTCTGGAGGAAGATGGTCGAGCCGCGCGCGAGGATCTCCTCGTCGATGGCCCACGCGCGCAGCGCGCTCTGCAAGCCGCTGTCCCACTCCCGGTGCTCGGCCAGGTTCTGCAGGATGACGATCGTGCGCTGCCGCCTCAGGTAGCCGTCCAGCTCCCGCAGCGCCTGGCGCAGGCCGCCAAGGGCGACGCTCGGCGCCTCCACCCCGGCCTGGCGCGCCAGGGGCGTCTCCCACACCGCCTTGCGGTAGGGCGCCAGGCGACCGTCCGGCTGCAGGCGCGAGAGGCCGTGCCACGGGTCGTACAGGAAGAGGTTGTCCGCCCGGCGCAGCGCCTCATGGGTGCGGACGAACTCCTTGAGCTGGATGAGGCGGCGGGGATCGGCGGTCTCGAA from Clostridia bacterium encodes:
- a CDS encoding small, acid-soluble spore protein, alpha/beta type; protein product: MSEELKRRLAEELGVRETVEREGWGAVSSRDCGRLVQLAVAHAERMMAARAVPPRGPRAQ
- a CDS encoding ATP-binding protein — its product is FETADPRRLIQLKEFVRTHEALRRADNLFLYDPWHGLSRLQPDGRLAPYRKAVWETPLARQAGVEAPSVALGGLRQALRELDGYLRRQRTIVILQNLAEHREWDSGLQSALRAWAIDEEILARGSTIFLQTADAASLLDPYTRELIVVIEVDPSSDAERRYLIAKTAVELEVSIDDNRLGELAAATAGLNLHQLESVLLESYHATRGFDLTRVKDLKSDLVRRSGVLDVVEPHASFQDIGGYAAVKSFVKRDVVRVLAEAHRARQFGVPLPRGLLLFGPPGTGKSLFARALAHEIRLPFIQLRTENIYSKWFGESGQNMRQALQLADKMSPAVVFVDEIDRFGRRSGGARDSAGEESQRVFSQFLEWLGKPEREAIVVGTTNVPDHLDEAFIRTGRFDYKIPFLYPGPEARLAVLSVHLGLEEGSRHRRPPLLDDPDAFRQFLAEEIVPRTRYFSGAELEELVTRAKRRAFASGASGVGREDFRAALQSFRIPYEDRAASVRYYLGQARRFTDDEAFLEELQREIDEAAD